Proteins encoded by one window of Candidatus Odinarchaeum yellowstonii:
- a CDS encoding AAA family ATPase: MDVLDITILEIAVLIAILVPYMYIAARTIEFNKRKPIFVWSRSETIAVLIRYLFFSALLSFLTYSMIMIAIVLIDALLPLNPASYIPLTIPVLSLLLFFFTGIIYAAYKLKHIYEIIDEQVYDFTPWWVAHPKSARILSPLIYLSTPEYRRWLAAQLTPRKKRKILASLELDLPKSKEHLVGREKEFRFIMSSILYHVVRDPQFRKVFKGDPPPKFFLIKGMTGTGKTLLAEVCMREAVVEGLKASVNVQVRGVKSSDVFNPYYGESARNLNQIFKSAVNVPSVLFFDEFDSFAKHVSRHDTQMAQIEDLRVQSTFIEGLKKVLDTEARVVVIAATNSFESVRDDIRRRAYFVDLDQNITREMLEAVLHAELIKNGWDYLDEKQIMDTLEKAVSVYRQTQLTPFDIIDAVQKVRNMKVEPLREKLFTSSVKSAKPLTYEVTLEDFKLAARGLRGYLEKEKSTEVLSSVLKIKPTVTYDDVGGLIGIKEKIFKSISLSLHPEIGTKLGWVPPKGYILWGEPGCGKTHISKAIAKENSATFFYAPAAQLLINAKWVGEPEKNVRDLFDYARKESPSIIFFDEFDIIAGRRKGDPVGDKITAQILTELDGLQPLENVIVIAATNKLEAIDEAVLNRFEPNIIEIPLPRNDEERISIIKIHLNNYLQHLDEEVTVESVLKIFKRHRIVSPRVMAEVIKEANRLRSQEIFAAWEFTNKVPGAYYSPEIFKEDLERLKKVIELIKEKTGNNLRIEDVTPENYKVKLFHFEQAANILEQEVDAEIIDAQESVIPSEPQIGVAYGLGTDPSGRKGVILMVECNIHRNGTGKLIVTGAAKTLLVTPQTPVKDESVIESATNVIEYIKKYIYENIGVDISGYDFTFQIISPLEGAAGMGVSGPSLGAALSLSAISELSKIPVASDTVLTGKADIKGNIGPVGGTGWRGTGKFLAAIKTKKVHVKKFLIPEWNYQTSIDEIEILREKNIEIIPVKTQIHAWLSALNVDEKILVEKLKDALAVN, translated from the coding sequence ATGGATGTTTTAGATATCACAATCTTAGAGATCGCTGTTTTAATAGCGATACTAGTCCCCTACATGTATATAGCAGCTAGAACTATTGAATTTAACAAGCGGAAGCCTATATTCGTATGGAGTAGAAGCGAAACAATCGCTGTTTTAATAAGATATTTATTCTTCTCCGCTCTTCTATCCTTCCTCACATACAGTATGATAATGATCGCTATCGTTTTAATAGACGCGCTGCTTCCTTTAAACCCCGCTTCATATATACCTTTAACAATACCGGTTTTATCCCTTTTACTCTTTTTCTTCACAGGTATAATCTACGCAGCGTATAAGTTGAAGCATATATATGAGATAATAGATGAGCAAGTATATGATTTCACGCCTTGGTGGGTTGCTCACCCAAAGTCAGCCAGAATTTTATCCCCGCTTATTTATTTAAGCACACCTGAATACAGGCGCTGGCTCGCGGCTCAGCTAACACCTAGAAAAAAGAGGAAAATACTTGCAAGCTTAGAGTTAGATTTACCAAAGTCTAAAGAACATCTTGTAGGAAGAGAAAAAGAGTTCCGTTTCATAATGAGTAGCATACTATACCATGTGGTAAGAGACCCCCAATTTAGAAAAGTATTCAAGGGAGACCCTCCCCCGAAATTCTTTCTAATAAAGGGTATGACGGGCACAGGGAAAACACTGTTAGCTGAGGTTTGCATGAGGGAAGCTGTGGTCGAAGGGTTGAAGGCAAGTGTTAACGTGCAAGTGAGAGGTGTTAAAAGCTCAGACGTCTTCAACCCTTACTATGGTGAATCAGCTAGAAATCTGAATCAAATATTCAAGTCAGCTGTTAACGTCCCATCCGTGTTATTCTTCGATGAATTCGACAGCTTCGCTAAACATGTTAGCAGACACGACACTCAGATGGCTCAAATAGAGGATTTACGGGTTCAAAGCACATTCATAGAAGGTTTAAAAAAAGTTTTAGACACGGAAGCCCGCGTAGTAGTTATCGCTGCTACTAATTCCTTCGAATCTGTTAGAGATGATATTCGGAGGAGAGCGTACTTCGTAGACTTAGACCAGAATATTACCAGAGAAATGCTTGAAGCGGTTTTACACGCTGAACTTATCAAAAACGGCTGGGACTACCTCGATGAAAAACAGATAATGGATACCTTAGAGAAAGCTGTCAGCGTATACAGGCAGACTCAGCTAACACCATTCGACATCATAGACGCTGTTCAGAAAGTTAGAAACATGAAGGTTGAACCCCTTAGAGAGAAACTCTTTACATCTAGCGTTAAGTCCGCTAAACCTTTAACGTATGAGGTTACCTTAGAAGATTTTAAACTCGCCGCCCGTGGTTTAAGAGGATACCTGGAGAAAGAGAAAAGCACCGAAGTTTTAAGTTCCGTTCTTAAAATAAAGCCAACTGTTACATATGATGACGTAGGCGGGTTAATCGGGATTAAAGAAAAGATATTTAAAAGTATATCGTTAAGTCTTCACCCTGAAATAGGCACTAAACTAGGCTGGGTTCCACCGAAGGGTTATATATTATGGGGGGAGCCTGGGTGCGGTAAAACCCATATATCTAAAGCTATAGCGAAAGAAAACAGCGCAACATTCTTCTACGCACCCGCCGCCCAACTATTAATCAACGCTAAATGGGTTGGAGAACCTGAAAAAAACGTTCGAGACCTATTCGACTACGCTAGAAAAGAATCTCCCAGTATCATATTCTTCGACGAATTCGATATAATCGCCGGTAGAAGGAAGGGCGACCCTGTAGGGGATAAAATAACCGCTCAAATATTAACTGAACTAGACGGTCTTCAACCTTTGGAAAACGTTATAGTAATCGCCGCAACTAATAAACTAGAAGCCATCGACGAAGCTGTTTTAAACCGCTTCGAACCTAATATTATCGAGATACCGCTTCCTAGAAACGATGAAGAACGTATAAGCATAATTAAAATACACTTAAACAACTACCTGCAGCATTTAGATGAAGAAGTTACAGTTGAATCTGTTTTAAAAATCTTCAAACGCCATAGAATAGTCTCTCCAAGGGTAATGGCGGAGGTTATAAAAGAAGCTAATCGTTTAAGATCACAGGAGATATTCGCAGCCTGGGAGTTTACTAACAAGGTTCCTGGAGCTTACTACTCCCCTGAAATATTCAAAGAAGACCTAGAGCGTTTGAAAAAAGTTATTGAATTAATTAAAGAGAAAACAGGGAATAATTTAAGAATAGAAGATGTAACACCTGAAAATTATAAAGTTAAATTATTCCACTTCGAACAAGCTGCAAACATATTAGAACAAGAAGTGGACGCTGAAATCATAGATGCTCAGGAGAGCGTCATCCCATCCGAACCACAGATAGGTGTAGCATACGGGTTGGGCACTGATCCCTCCGGTAGAAAAGGAGTTATATTAATGGTGGAATGTAATATTCACCGGAACGGAACCGGAAAACTTATAGTTACAGGAGCAGCTAAAACCCTTCTAGTAACCCCTCAAACACCTGTAAAAGATGAAAGCGTTATTGAAAGTGCAACCAACGTCATAGAATACATTAAAAAATACATATATGAGAATATAGGCGTTGACATTTCCGGCTACGACTTCACATTTCAAATTATAAGCCCTCTGGAAGGCGCCGCTGGAATGGGTGTAAGCGGACCTAGTCTAGGAGCAGCATTAAGCCTATCAGCTATATCAGAGCTTTCTAAAATACCAGTAGCCTCAGACACAGTGCTTACAGGTAAAGCTGATATAAAAGGGAATATAGGCCCTGTAGGAGGCACAGGGTGGCGTGGAACTGGGAAATTCCTCGCAGCTATAAAAACTAAAAAAGTTCATGTGAAAAAATTTCTTATACCGGAGTGGAATTATCAGACTTCAATAGATGAAATAGAAATCCTCCGAGAAAAAAACATTGAGATCATACCTGTAAAAACGCAGATTCACGCTTGGCTGTCAGCTTTAAACGTGGATGAAAAAATACTTGTTGAAAAATTGAAGGACGCGCTAGCTGTTAACTAG
- a CDS encoding deoxyuridine 5'-triphosphate nucleotidohydrolase: MSLKKTRRSFSVISPLEWVHLIKPEPEEAQIQPNGVDLRISKVYEMVDSTGGELFFSKNNRKGCDLREYPSVYDENLKGFFWRLKANSTYIIEYMEKVVIPADAMGLFFQRSSLWRLYGAVITTSVWDSGYEGYGKGLLKTTFPFSLERGTPIGQLVLFKAKAAKQYHGAYQLEGVES, encoded by the coding sequence TTGTCTTTGAAAAAAACTAGAAGATCTTTTTCCGTAATATCGCCGCTAGAATGGGTTCACCTTATTAAACCTGAACCAGAAGAGGCTCAAATACAACCTAACGGTGTAGATCTTAGAATCAGCAAAGTATATGAAATGGTTGATTCAACAGGAGGTGAACTTTTCTTCAGTAAAAATAATAGAAAAGGCTGTGATCTGAGAGAGTACCCTTCTGTCTACGACGAGAATCTTAAAGGATTTTTCTGGCGTTTGAAAGCTAACTCCACATATATTATAGAATATATGGAGAAAGTTGTAATCCCGGCTGACGCAATGGGTTTATTCTTTCAGAGAAGCTCACTATGGAGGCTATACGGCGCGGTTATAACTACATCCGTATGGGATAGCGGATACGAAGGTTACGGGAAAGGATTACTGAAAACCACGTTCCCCTTCAGCCTAGAGCGCGGCACACCTATAGGTCAACTAGTCCTCTTCAAAGCTAAAGCCGCTAAACAATACCATGGCGCTTATCAACTTGAAGGAGTAGAATCATAG
- the thiI gene encoding tRNA 4-thiouridine(8) synthase ThiI — MLYLIRYAEIGVKSDKARAFFEPLLAENIKRALKTSNVNVFRDRGRIYLETDSREVESALTKVFGVASFSPVKTASTSKNELLEEILTYAAEVLADATSFAVRCRRIGVHEYTSKDIEREAGGRIIKYFGNKLKVCLDNPDKIIFVEVRDRQAYIYHQIIPGPGGLPVGSQGRFISLISGGIDSPVAAYLLMKRGGLPIILYFDTAPYYSENIIEKIVKIRDKLKEYASNRSIPIYTAPYSRILEHISHNIPGSKYICVICKRNMLRIAEQLALKLKADAIVTGESIGQKASQTMRNMQVISTAAKTIPVIRPLVAFDKLEIEQLAKKIGSYSLSLETTACCTFTPKHPSIKADLERIEKVEHSLNLSEILDEVFNNIKKIDS; from the coding sequence ATGTTATACCTTATAAGATACGCTGAAATAGGGGTTAAATCCGATAAAGCTAGAGCCTTCTTCGAACCACTTCTAGCGGAGAATATCAAACGCGCTTTAAAAACCTCAAATGTAAATGTTTTCAGAGATCGAGGGCGCATATATTTAGAGACAGATAGTCGCGAAGTTGAATCCGCTTTAACCAAAGTATTCGGTGTAGCCTCCTTCTCCCCTGTGAAAACCGCCTCCACCAGTAAAAATGAATTACTCGAAGAGATACTCACCTACGCCGCTGAAGTTTTAGCCGACGCTACTTCATTTGCTGTACGATGCAGGAGGATTGGAGTACATGAATATACTAGTAAAGATATTGAAAGAGAAGCCGGTGGTAGAATAATAAAATATTTTGGCAATAAGCTAAAAGTTTGTCTAGATAATCCTGATAAAATCATTTTCGTTGAAGTTCGAGATAGACAAGCCTACATATACCATCAAATAATCCCAGGTCCTGGTGGTCTACCAGTAGGCTCGCAAGGCCGGTTTATATCTCTTATATCAGGTGGTATTGACTCCCCTGTAGCCGCATATCTATTGATGAAAAGAGGCGGACTCCCTATAATTTTATATTTTGATACTGCACCCTACTACAGTGAGAATATAATTGAAAAAATTGTTAAAATTAGAGATAAACTCAAAGAATATGCCTCTAACCGGAGTATTCCTATCTACACAGCTCCTTACAGCCGGATACTCGAGCACATCTCACATAATATACCCGGAAGCAAATACATATGTGTTATATGTAAGCGTAATATGCTGAGAATAGCTGAACAGCTGGCTTTAAAATTAAAAGCCGATGCAATAGTTACAGGGGAATCTATAGGTCAGAAAGCTAGTCAAACAATGAGAAACATGCAAGTGATCTCAACCGCTGCTAAAACAATACCTGTGATAAGACCTCTAGTAGCCTTCGATAAACTTGAAATCGAACAGCTTGCTAAAAAAATAGGATCCTATTCTTTATCTCTGGAAACTACCGCCTGCTGTACTTTCACTCCTAAACATCCTTCAATTAAAGCCGACCTTGAAAGAATCGAGAAAGTTGAACACTCTTTAAACCTTTCAGAGATTTTAGACGAAGTCTTCAATAACATTAAGAAAATAGACTCATGA
- a CDS encoding Fis family transcriptional regulator produces the protein MSAPCEFAVKYLYPLVRSEIARFLIKNFKLTQIQVAEKLGITQAAVSQYTSLKRGGRVEKIPERILKIVKDSVAELCAPNSLEKLSNKSVEIMVCIICKRIKKLNSVD, from the coding sequence ATGAGCGCTCCATGCGAGTTTGCCGTCAAATATCTTTACCCATTAGTGAGATCCGAGATAGCCAGATTCCTTATAAAAAACTTTAAGCTTACACAGATACAAGTAGCTGAGAAACTAGGAATCACTCAAGCCGCTGTAAGCCAGTATACTAGTTTGAAAAGAGGGGGGCGTGTTGAAAAAATCCCGGAGAGAATTCTGAAAATTGTAAAGGATAGTGTTGCAGAGTTATGCGCACCAAACTCTCTTGAAAAGCTCTCCAACAAGTCTGTTGAGATAATGGTTTGTATTATTTGTAAAAGGATTAAAAAATTGAATAGTGTTGATTAG
- the hypB gene encoding hydrogenase nickel incorporation protein HypB: MKKNDKVILADEGEVLDVEIEEDLLAANRSLAESNRKLLKQHGIKSIDIRGSVGAGKTLLIERLVEKLKDKYQISVIAGDVTTTIDADRIQKYGVNTVQINTGKECHLDAMLIKRALKKIDLNKTNLLIIENVGNLICPADFPLGAELNVTVVSVTEGDSMILKHPMIFKDADVIVINKIDLAQIMGSDINKLVNDARKVNPKAKVVLTSAKTSEGLSDFITALGL, encoded by the coding sequence TTGAAAAAAAATGATAAAGTAATCCTCGCCGATGAGGGAGAAGTTTTAGACGTTGAAATTGAAGAAGATCTTTTAGCCGCTAACAGAAGTTTAGCTGAATCTAACCGTAAACTTCTCAAGCAGCACGGGATTAAATCCATAGACATCCGCGGATCGGTCGGCGCTGGTAAAACTCTTCTAATAGAAAGACTTGTTGAAAAACTTAAAGATAAATATCAAATCTCAGTTATAGCAGGGGATGTAACAACCACAATCGATGCTGATAGAATCCAAAAATATGGCGTGAACACTGTTCAAATTAACACTGGAAAAGAGTGCCATTTAGACGCGATGCTTATTAAACGCGCGCTTAAGAAAATAGATCTAAATAAAACCAATTTACTGATAATTGAAAATGTAGGTAACTTGATATGCCCAGCAGATTTCCCTTTAGGTGCTGAATTGAATGTGACTGTGGTAAGCGTCACTGAAGGAGATAGCATGATTTTAAAACACCCTATGATCTTTAAAGATGCTGACGTGATAGTGATCAATAAAATTGATCTCGCACAGATTATGGGATCCGACATCAATAAATTGGTAAACGATGCTAGAAAAGTGAATCCTAAAGCTAAAGTAGTTTTAACAAGTGCTAAAACATCTGAGGGGTTAAGTGATTTTATAACAGCTTTAGGACTCTAA
- a CDS encoding C45 family autoproteolytic acyltransferase/hydrolase, translated as MNKKISDSQAKELLCGSYRCPVNGWLRVHLQGEPYQIGFQHGYLLANEIRCAVTVLGKFFEVEYKIPWPNFRQIAEELYLGKIPEEQLQEMNGIVDGTIYAGVRDLDVIDIIALNGYGDTLTYYAWTQYESGKSSTPPTPGHCSAFIATGDATDNGEIVLAHNMWWNYILGGLFNIMMTINPVKGYKMFIETGPGSIGGNTIDWDMNSAGLMVSETTITGAVTFNPKGTPYFVRGRKAIQYADSLDKWVEIMLTDNNGGFACDWLVGDAKTGEILWLELATKHHAMKRTRNGFFIGSNVALDPSVRAETIVDYNNQGRSHIARYCRLEPLVQSNYGRLNIELGKIILADHFDVSLNKETASSNTICGHIEADQRGWPEWGAGPYYPFGTTDGKVVNSTLIAKGQQWAHWGKPCGASFIAKEYFSRHREYAWQEKYMKDIIAYPWTLLSADPAWGELEK; from the coding sequence GTGAATAAAAAAATTTCTGACTCACAAGCCAAGGAACTTTTATGCGGTTCTTACCGTTGTCCTGTAAACGGTTGGCTAAGAGTTCATCTTCAAGGTGAACCTTATCAAATAGGATTCCAGCATGGTTACTTGCTTGCAAACGAGATAAGATGCGCTGTAACCGTTTTAGGAAAATTCTTTGAAGTAGAGTATAAGATTCCTTGGCCTAATTTCAGGCAAATCGCTGAAGAATTATATTTAGGGAAAATACCTGAAGAGCAACTTCAAGAAATGAATGGAATCGTGGATGGGACCATATACGCTGGTGTAAGAGACCTTGATGTTATAGATATAATTGCGTTAAACGGATACGGTGATACTCTAACATACTATGCTTGGACACAATATGAATCTGGAAAATCTTCCACTCCACCTACACCAGGCCATTGCAGCGCTTTCATCGCTACAGGCGACGCAACCGATAACGGTGAGATTGTTTTAGCTCATAATATGTGGTGGAATTACATTCTCGGCGGCCTTTTCAATATTATGATGACTATTAACCCTGTGAAAGGATATAAAATGTTTATTGAAACAGGCCCAGGCTCAATAGGAGGTAACACGATAGACTGGGATATGAACAGCGCAGGCCTAATGGTTTCAGAGACCACTATCACAGGAGCTGTAACATTTAACCCTAAAGGCACACCGTATTTTGTAAGAGGGCGTAAAGCGATACAATACGCCGATTCTCTAGATAAATGGGTGGAGATAATGTTAACTGATAACAACGGGGGTTTCGCCTGCGACTGGCTTGTAGGAGACGCTAAAACAGGTGAGATACTCTGGCTTGAATTGGCTACAAAACATCACGCTATGAAAAGAACTAGAAACGGATTCTTCATAGGATCGAATGTAGCCTTAGATCCTTCAGTTAGAGCTGAAACCATCGTAGACTATAATAATCAAGGGCGCTCGCACATCGCCCGCTATTGTAGACTTGAACCGCTAGTTCAATCAAATTACGGTAGACTTAACATAGAGCTTGGTAAAATTATATTAGCCGATCACTTCGACGTATCTCTGAATAAGGAGACAGCCTCAAGCAACACTATATGCGGTCATATTGAAGCCGATCAGCGAGGATGGCCTGAATGGGGCGCCGGCCCATATTATCCCTTCGGCACAACTGACGGTAAAGTTGTTAACTCCACGCTTATAGCTAAGGGCCAACAGTGGGCTCACTGGGGTAAACCTTGCGGCGCATCCTTTATAGCTAAAGAATATTTCTCACGTCATCGTGAATATGCTTGGCAGGAAAAATATATGAAAGATATAATAGCTTATCCTTGGACTCTTCTATCAGCGGATCCCGCTTGGGGTGAATTAGAGAAATAA
- a CDS encoding NTP transferase domain-containing protein, with the protein MKTVILAAGRGERLQPLTSTRPKPMVYVGNKPLLQLVIENLRECGLKDIIIVVSYKNEYIMNYFENGYDFGVNIKYVFQKTDSGRSEDAILAAEPLLRDEPEFLIAHADFLVDKEMINRAINNYKRLKPEGVISVTLVKEPHLYGVVSLDEEARIKRIIEKPERGKEPSSYAVAGIYIFKSSILQSLSENHSLDVTIQNLINSRKHVYASVWEREWVKVRYPWDLLKANELYLKHLLTGKGSYISEKANISNNCTITHPVWIEEGVTVKPGAVISGPVLIDKNSFIGTNSLIRPYSTIGKNVTVGFGVEVKNSIIYDKTQIGRLSFIGDSIIGAGVEIGAGTQTINISFDKTPIKFNTQDETVDIPLQKFGSVIGDHAIIGTNVSILPGRQIGCNSIIHPGVILYQNVPEKSLVKVSQSLQITDRID; encoded by the coding sequence ATGAAAACGGTTATACTAGCAGCTGGTAGGGGTGAGCGTCTTCAGCCTTTAACGTCTACAAGACCTAAACCAATGGTTTACGTCGGCAATAAGCCTTTACTTCAACTCGTAATAGAAAATCTCCGTGAATGCGGTTTAAAAGATATAATTATAGTTGTCTCCTATAAAAACGAGTATATAATGAATTACTTTGAGAACGGTTACGATTTCGGTGTTAACATTAAGTATGTTTTCCAGAAGACGGATTCAGGCCGCTCTGAAGATGCTATACTAGCCGCTGAACCATTGCTAAGAGATGAACCAGAGTTTTTAATCGCACACGCCGACTTCTTAGTCGATAAAGAGATGATTAACAGAGCTATAAATAATTATAAGAGGCTTAAACCTGAGGGTGTTATCTCTGTAACGCTCGTCAAGGAGCCTCATCTTTACGGCGTGGTGTCTTTAGATGAAGAGGCTCGTATAAAAAGAATAATCGAGAAACCTGAACGCGGTAAAGAGCCTAGCAGCTACGCTGTAGCTGGAATATATATTTTTAAGAGTAGTATTCTACAAAGCCTATCTGAAAACCATTCATTAGATGTTACTATACAAAATCTTATAAACAGTAGAAAACACGTTTACGCTTCTGTTTGGGAGCGGGAATGGGTTAAAGTGAGATATCCGTGGGATCTTTTAAAAGCAAACGAATTATATTTAAAGCATTTACTTACCGGTAAAGGCTCATACATCTCTGAAAAAGCTAATATATCCAATAACTGCACTATCACCCATCCTGTGTGGATTGAAGAAGGTGTTACTGTTAAACCTGGAGCTGTTATCTCAGGGCCTGTTTTAATCGATAAAAACAGCTTCATAGGGACAAACTCTCTTATAAGACCTTATTCTACTATCGGTAAAAACGTCACCGTAGGATTCGGTGTGGAAGTTAAAAACAGTATAATCTATGATAAAACACAGATAGGCCGTCTCTCATTCATTGGAGACAGTATCATCGGGGCGGGTGTTGAAATAGGCGCTGGAACCCAAACCATAAATATTTCTTTCGATAAAACGCCCATAAAATTTAATACGCAAGATGAAACCGTAGATATCCCTCTTCAAAAATTCGGTTCAGTTATAGGAGATCACGCGATTATCGGTACAAACGTCTCAATTCTTCCAGGTAGGCAAATAGGATGCAACTCGATAATACACCCGGGTGTGATCCTTTATCAGAATGTTCCTGAAAAATCATTGGTGAAAGTGTCTCAGAGTCTTCAAATAACAGATAGAATAGATTAA
- a CDS encoding bifunctional 5,6,7,8-tetrahydromethanopterin hydro-lyase/3-hexulose-6-phosphate synthase, with amino-acid sequence MDYFIGEALLGTDAEVAHIDLLVGDKNGPVGAAFANGLTQLSQGHTPLLAVIRPNLPPKPMTLIVPKVTVQNLEQANKVFGPAQAAVAKAVADAVEEGLIPQDKLEDWVIIVSVFIHPAAKDDRKIYHFNYSATKLALKRALIKYPPLEKILYEKDRARHPIMGFKVPRLWRPPYLQIALDVPSIESCKNLIKSIPQSDRIILEAGTPLIKRYGVDVIRELREVAKDVFIIADLKTLDVGNVEVDMAFEATADAVVASGLASNETLDKFIYEAQRMGIYAFIDMMNVADPLERVKQLKEKPDVIILHRSVDAEQYGKAAPKWEALKPIREYYQSRKQKILIAVAGGIQPSTALEALKTEADILIVGRYITQAKDPERAVREFIHIFEQQELWSDIDLFRSHVE; translated from the coding sequence ATGGATTACTTCATAGGAGAAGCGTTACTCGGGACAGATGCTGAAGTAGCGCACATAGATCTTCTTGTAGGCGATAAAAACGGACCTGTGGGCGCGGCTTTCGCAAACGGGTTAACTCAACTCTCTCAAGGTCACACCCCCCTACTGGCGGTTATAAGACCGAACCTACCTCCGAAACCGATGACTTTAATCGTGCCTAAAGTAACCGTTCAAAATCTAGAGCAGGCTAACAAAGTCTTCGGCCCCGCTCAAGCCGCTGTAGCTAAAGCTGTAGCGGACGCTGTTGAGGAAGGTCTCATCCCCCAGGATAAATTAGAGGATTGGGTTATCATCGTCTCTGTTTTCATACACCCTGCTGCTAAGGATGACCGTAAAATATATCATTTTAATTACAGCGCAACTAAGCTAGCTTTGAAAAGAGCTTTAATCAAATACCCGCCTCTTGAAAAAATTTTATACGAGAAAGATAGAGCGAGGCATCCGATAATGGGATTCAAGGTTCCTAGATTATGGAGACCCCCGTATCTTCAAATCGCATTAGATGTACCCTCTATAGAATCCTGTAAAAATCTCATTAAAAGCATTCCTCAAAGTGATCGAATAATTCTAGAAGCTGGAACACCGTTAATTAAACGCTACGGTGTAGACGTTATTCGCGAGCTTAGAGAAGTTGCTAAAGACGTCTTTATAATAGCTGATTTAAAGACTTTAGATGTAGGCAACGTTGAAGTCGATATGGCGTTTGAAGCCACAGCGGACGCTGTAGTCGCTTCAGGTCTAGCTTCAAATGAGACATTAGATAAATTCATTTATGAAGCTCAAAGAATGGGCATATATGCTTTCATCGATATGATGAATGTAGCTGACCCCCTAGAGAGAGTTAAACAATTAAAGGAGAAACCAGACGTTATAATCTTGCATAGAAGTGTTGACGCCGAGCAATACGGTAAAGCTGCACCTAAATGGGAGGCTTTGAAGCCTATAAGAGAGTATTACCAGTCTAGGAAACAAAAGATACTTATCGCTGTAGCCGGTGGAATTCAACCGTCAACTGCTTTAGAAGCTTTGAAAACAGAGGCTGATATACTTATCGTAGGCCGTTATATCACTCAAGCAAAGGACCCTGAGAGGGCGGTCAGAGAATTCATACACATATTCGAACAGCAAGAGTTATGGTCTGACATCGATTTATTCAGATCCCACGTTGAATGA
- the mch gene encoding methenyltetrahydromethanopterin cyclohydrolase: MRFLTAGGFLNSVNAKAFELVARMLAGKERLNISVQNIAGSTVIDCGVHSEGSLEAGLLVSKICMGGFAEVCFFNNTAFENQLFIKVSSSNPVLACLGSQYAGWRIKMNDFHAMASGPARALSRVEKELYERIQYEDKYHKAVIFLETDKIPPVNVVEYISGKCGINARNLYIIVARTSSLVGSVQISARVLETALHRLLYLDFPLNKIIEGEGVCPVPPVAASDKFAMGVTNDAIIFMGEVHFLVERLDDKLIEEVIEKTVSCSSKVYGKPFIEILEAVGFDFYKISPELFSPAKISIANRESGRVFEAGDLNWEAYKKSVSKYSS, translated from the coding sequence TTGCGTTTTTTGACGGCTGGTGGTTTCTTGAACAGCGTTAACGCGAAAGCGTTTGAATTAGTGGCGAGAATGCTAGCTGGTAAAGAGCGTTTAAATATAAGCGTTCAAAACATAGCTGGTTCAACTGTAATCGACTGCGGGGTTCACAGTGAGGGCTCCCTGGAGGCGGGGTTGCTGGTTAGCAAGATATGTATGGGGGGGTTCGCTGAAGTCTGTTTTTTCAATAACACTGCATTTGAAAACCAGCTTTTCATAAAAGTCTCTAGTAGTAATCCAGTTTTAGCTTGTTTAGGATCTCAGTACGCTGGTTGGCGGATAAAAATGAATGATTTCCATGCGATGGCTTCAGGTCCTGCTAGGGCTCTTAGCAGAGTTGAAAAAGAACTTTATGAGAGAATACAATATGAGGACAAATATCATAAAGCCGTGATTTTCTTAGAAACAGATAAAATTCCACCGGTTAATGTAGTTGAATATATAAGTGGAAAGTGTGGAATTAATGCACGAAATCTATACATTATAGTGGCTAGAACCTCTAGCTTGGTTGGTTCAGTTCAAATATCTGCACGTGTATTAGAAACAGCATTACACAGATTGCTATATTTAGATTTTCCATTAAATAAAATTATAGAGGGTGAAGGTGTATGCCCAGTGCCACCGGTGGCTGCTTCAGATAAATTCGCGATGGGTGTTACTAATGACGCTATTATATTTATGGGTGAGGTTCACTTCTTAGTCGAGAGATTAGATGATAAATTAATCGAGGAGGTAATTGAAAAAACAGTGTCTTGCAGTTCAAAAGTTTACGGTAAACCATTCATAGAAATACTTGAAGCTGTGGGTTTCGATTTTTATAAGATTAGCCCGGAGCTTTTCTCACCAGCTAAAATATCTATCGCCAACCGTGAATCCGGTAGGGTTTTCGAAGCTGGGGATTTGAACTGGGAGGCTTATAAAAAATCGGTGTCGAAGTATTCTTCATAA